A region from the bacterium genome encodes:
- a CDS encoding glycosyltransferase encodes MRICIISRTFPPTICGVGDYSYWLANTLESLNNEITVITTNKTDDEKINVVSIGENWNILKLHRILSIIRSVNPDFVIIQYVCQLYGTAGIIPNIVLLVFLLKLKFKSITLVITFHELWIPLTFKDFILGVIQRLEAGFIVLMADTSIITTNTREQALKKLFSRAKIYKIPVGSNIPSKGKLSLSLHYLKKDFTLGTFGRLHPERDLITIIRAIKIITARKYNVTLKIIGKIDQGIIYTTLLREIKDLGIEKNIIWTDSCSAEEIEKHITNSDIYLSPEIDGASGRRGALMAALSLGVPIIAYGGKDTEKIFENGENIILIPPRNPDILAQRIIELANDEKRRIILGERALDTFQKYFSWEIIGRNYEEIFQSFFK; translated from the coding sequence ATGCGAATATGTATAATTTCTCGTACTTTTCCACCGACTATATGTGGAGTTGGAGATTATTCCTACTGGCTAGCTAATACATTAGAATCATTGAACAATGAAATTACCGTTATAACAACAAATAAAACCGACGACGAAAAAATAAATGTTGTTTCCATAGGTGAAAACTGGAACATTTTAAAACTGCATAGGATATTAAGCATTATTCGTTCAGTAAATCCAGATTTTGTAATAATTCAATATGTATGTCAGCTATATGGAACGGCCGGTATTATTCCCAATATTGTTTTATTAGTTTTTCTCCTAAAACTCAAATTCAAATCAATTACACTCGTGATTACATTCCATGAATTATGGATTCCATTAACTTTCAAAGATTTTATATTAGGCGTTATTCAAAGATTAGAAGCAGGTTTTATTGTTTTAATGGCCGATACAAGCATTATAACAACAAACACGAGAGAACAGGCACTAAAAAAGTTATTTTCACGAGCAAAAATATATAAAATTCCTGTTGGTTCAAATATTCCAAGCAAAGGAAAATTGTCTTTATCGCTTCACTATTTGAAGAAAGATTTTACTTTGGGTACTTTTGGAAGATTGCATCCGGAAAGAGATTTAATTACAATCATAAGAGCTATAAAAATAATAACGGCTCGCAAATATAATGTTACTCTAAAAATTATAGGAAAAATAGACCAGGGGATAATTTATACTACATTATTGAGAGAAATAAAAGACTTGGGAATAGAAAAAAACATAATATGGACGGATAGTTGTAGTGCTGAAGAAATAGAAAAGCATATTACGAATTCAGATATCTACCTATCTCCAGAAATCGATGGAGCATCGGGAAGGAGAGGAGCACTAATGGCTGCACTTTCTCTTGGAGTGCCTATAATCGCATACGGGGGGAAAGACACTGAAAAAATATTCGAGAATGGAGAAAATATCATTCTAATCCCCCCAAGAAACCCAGATATTCTCGCTCAAAGAATAATAGAACTTGCAAATGATGAAAAAAGACGTATTATTCTAGGAGAAAGAGCACTTGACACTTTCCAAAAATATTTTAGTTGGGAAATAATAGGCAGGAATTATGAAGAGATTTTTCAATCTTTTTTCAAGTAA